GGAGTGTGCGCAAGCAACAGTCGACAGGCAAAACACGATCGATAGATTGACGAACAATAAATAAGCTTTCTTTATTTTAAATATTTTTTGTTCAAGTGCATTCAAGAGTAAACCTCATTTACTTTTTTCGGGCATGAATTGACTCTTTACCTGAGATAAAAGTCGAATTGTTTTGGTATTGAAATTAGCATGGAGTCCTACCGCATGGATGACTTGGTTCATCCGCGTGATGCGAACCGGTGCGGACGTATCCGCTA
The DNA window shown above is from Rickettsiella grylli and carries:
- the lptC gene encoding LPS export ABC transporter periplasmic protein LptC, which gives rise to ADTSAPVRITRMNQVIHAVGLHANFNTKTIRLLSQVKSQFMPEKSK